GATCAAGCATTCTCGTTCATGAACATGAGCTATGCGTCTGCTATGGCGTTCATGATGCTGATTATTATCCTTATTCTAACCCTGATCCAGATGCGGATCGGCCGATCCCAATGGGAGCATTGAGGAGGAACAACATGCGGACAAAAAAATGGGACTTGCCGTATATACTGCTCTTTGCGGCATTGTTGATCGGATCTTTAGTTATGTTTGTGCCCTATTTATGGATGGTGCTTACGTCGTTTAAGAGCAACTCGGAAATTCTGACCTCCTCCAATCATTTGCTGCCACAGGAGCCAACCTTATCCGGTTACAGGAAGGTGCTCGGAGAGGTTCCTTTTTTTCGCTGGTTTCTGAACAGTTTATCGACTTCGGCCATCGTTACAGTCGGTGCGATGTTCTCTAGCGCGTTGGCTGGCTACATTTTCGCCAAGTTTCGTTTCCGGGGCAAACGTCTGCTGTTCGTCGTCATACTCGCGACAATGATGGTACCCTTCCAGATCGTTATGGTTCCAACCTATATCATCATTTCTAAGTTGAACCTGGTTAATGACCTCTCGGCAATCGTCATTCCTTATCTTGTCAGTGCGTTCGGCATCTTCCTTGCGAAGCAATTTATTGAGGCGATTCCGAACGAATTAATCGAAGCAGCGCGGATGGATGGGGCCTCCGAATTCCGCACATTCTGGTCTCTCGTGCTTCCGCAGATTAAGCCGGCATTGTCGGCGCTTGCGATTTTCTCGTTCATGGCTTCGTGGAACAACTACTTGTGGCCATTGATTATTCTGAACGAAGAGTCGAAAATGACCGTTCCGCTTGCGCTCGTGTTTTTCAACGGGCAGAACGTAGTGAACTACAACGTTGTTATGTCGGCCGCGGTGCTGATCATGATTCCGGTGGTCGTCATCTTCCTGATCTTCCAGAAGCAATTCATCAAAGGGCTAACGATGACCGGATTCAAGTGAGAGCAACTTATCGTTCGCCCATGTTATAGGAGAGTCTGATGCATGGATAATCGGAAAGTTCGCATGACACACGAAGCGACTTTAACATTGGCGATGCACGGGTTTTCTGGAGGGGCTTACGCTCTTTATCCCGGCATTGCTGCTCTATGAGGTGTTCGAGCGCGAGAATGTTGTCAGCATTGCGCTTGCCGCTACTTCACTTGTCTAGGTTGCTGCAAGTTTATACATGTCAAGACGGGGGGAAATGGAACGTGCCCCGGTCTACATGCTGTTTTGTTCCTTCGGGATCGCGCTGGGGGCTTTGGTCTTATTCGGCGGTACGGGTACAGCACAGGCAATTATCTTTCTGGTTATTGTCGCGTGCTTGAATCCGATTTATCATAATACGTTTATATCGCGTTTTTTTCTGAGACGGACAAACTCCCGCTGAAGGGCTCCTTTCG
This portion of the Cohnella abietis genome encodes:
- a CDS encoding carbohydrate ABC transporter permease, whose protein sequence is MRTKKWDLPYILLFAALLIGSLVMFVPYLWMVLTSFKSNSEILTSSNHLLPQEPTLSGYRKVLGEVPFFRWFLNSLSTSAIVTVGAMFSSALAGYIFAKFRFRGKRLLFVVILATMMVPFQIVMVPTYIIISKLNLVNDLSAIVIPYLVSAFGIFLAKQFIEAIPNELIEAARMDGASEFRTFWSLVLPQIKPALSALAIFSFMASWNNYLWPLIILNEESKMTVPLALVFFNGQNVVNYNVVMSAAVLIMIPVVVIFLIFQKQFIKGLTMTGFK